GCAGATCGACCCGCGTGCTCAGCGCCCAAAACAGCCCCAGCGCGCCCAGGTGAGTCGCCACCAAAAAAGGCGCGTTGGCGCCGGGCAGGGCGATCGCCCCCAGGGCCATGCCGCCGTAGCACGCCGTCAGCACCCACCGCGACAGGTCAAACACCGCCTGTGGCCCCAGACGGACGGTAAACGTGGAGATGTTGTACTGGCGATCGCCCTCTAGGTCGGGAATATCCTTGAAAATGGCGATCGCGAAGGTGAAAACCAGCACAAACAGCGTCAAAGCGATGATTTCGGGCGTAAATCTCAGCGGGAGGCCCAGTTTCTGGGTCGCGTGGAGAAAAAGGCCCAGATTCACAATGGCGCCCCGCACCGAAAAGATGCACAGCGAGGCCCAAAAGGGCGATCGCTTCAGGCGAATGGGGGGCAGCGAGTAGGCCGTGCCGATGGCCAGACTCAGGGCCACCATTCCCAGCAAAAACGGCCCCTGCACGCTAGCGAGGGCGATCGCCGCGATGCCCGTCCCCAGCACAATGCCTCGGCCCTGGTTCAGGCTGAACTCCCCCGAGGCTAGGGGCAGATGGGGCTTATTGATCCGGTCAATGGCCACATCTTCGAGCTGATTGAGGCCCACGATGTAGACATTGCCGAAAATGCAGGCCAACCAAGCGCCCAGCAGCCACAGCCAGCTGGTGCTGGTGCCGCCGTAGGAGCGGGCCACCAGGTACACCCCCAGCACGCTGAGACTGGTGCCGATGATCGTGTGGGGCCGAGAAAATTTCCAGAGGGCGTAGAGCCACTGGCGGGGCGTGCGGGCGCGCTGGGACGGACGAACAGACTCCGGCGAAGACGTGCGGTGCATGGGGA
This genomic stretch from Geitlerinema sp. PCC 7407 harbors:
- a CDS encoding homogentisate phytyltransferase, which codes for MHRTSSPESVRPSQRARTPRQWLYALWKFSRPHTIIGTSLSVLGVYLVARSYGGTSTSWLWLLGAWLACIFGNVYIVGLNQLEDVAIDRINKPHLPLASGEFSLNQGRGIVLGTGIAAIALASVQGPFLLGMVALSLAIGTAYSLPPIRLKRSPFWASLCIFSVRGAIVNLGLFLHATQKLGLPLRFTPEIIALTLFVLVFTFAIAIFKDIPDLEGDRQYNISTFTVRLGPQAVFDLSRWVLTACYGGMALGAIALPGANAPFLVATHLGALGLFWALSTRVDLQSQRAIADFYQFIWKLFFLEYLLFPAACLLS